Proteins encoded within one genomic window of Deltaproteobacteria bacterium:
- a CDS encoding arsenite methyltransferase, with the protein MKNKNPEEIREAVRERYGKIARVGAAASEKCQTASCCDPVEISPKPTQAASCCAPTDVSTETGQAASCCAPSDISIEKMSEIIGYSKEDIDSVPEGANMSLGCGNPVALATLKPGETVVDLGSGGGLDCFLAGREVGETGKVIGVDMTPDMVSLARRNVEKMGTSNVEFRLGEIENLPVADNSADIIMSNCVINLSPNKSSVYQDAYRVLKPGGRLAISDVLATAQLPDEIRQNLALISACIGGAATIEDTEEMLREIGFQDIKIKSNDSSREILRQWDPNRSEDAGDYVVSAYIEAVKPG; encoded by the coding sequence ATGAAAAACAAAAACCCAGAAGAAATCCGAGAGGCGGTTCGAGAAAGATACGGGAAAATAGCCAGGGTCGGAGCCGCAGCTTCTGAAAAATGCCAAACGGCCTCCTGCTGCGATCCAGTAGAGATTTCCCCCAAACCAACCCAGGCCGCATCCTGCTGCGCTCCAACAGACGTTTCCACCGAAACAGGTCAAGCCGCATCCTGCTGCGCTCCATCGGACATTTCCATAGAAAAAATGTCCGAGATCATAGGATATTCAAAGGAAGATATTGATAGCGTTCCCGAGGGTGCGAACATGTCGCTCGGTTGCGGCAACCCCGTGGCCCTCGCCACCCTTAAACCGGGGGAGACTGTTGTTGACCTGGGCAGCGGCGGCGGACTCGACTGCTTTCTGGCTGGCAGGGAAGTGGGCGAAACAGGAAAGGTAATCGGTGTGGATATGACGCCGGACATGGTCAGCTTAGCCAGGAGGAACGTGGAAAAAATGGGGACAAGTAATGTCGAGTTCCGATTGGGAGAGATTGAAAATCTACCTGTTGCCGATAACAGTGCTGATATTATCATGTCCAATTGCGTGATTAACCTTTCCCCTAATAAATCGAGTGTATACCAAGATGCCTATCGAGTGCTCAAGCCTGGAGGCCGATTGGCCATTTCAGATGTTTTAGCTACCGCTCAGCTTCCAGATGAAATTCGGCAAAACCTGGCTCTGATATCCGCCTGTATTGGTGGAGCCGCCACAATTGAGGATACAGAGGAAATGTTGAGGGAAATCGGATTTCAGGACATCAAGATCAAATCAAATGACAGTAGCCGTGAAATCCTGAGGCAGTGGGATCCGAACAGGAGCGAAGACGCCGGGGACTATGTTGTTTCCGCATACATCGAGGCCGTAAAGCCGGGTTGA
- a CDS encoding winged helix-turn-helix transcriptional regulator: protein MKPNLYKLKAEVAKALAHESRLMMLDSLKERDQCVCDLTVLVGADQSTVSKHLSILKNAGIVTNHKKGNRVFYHLETPCVLQFFDCALEVVRQRTQLVRAVL, encoded by the coding sequence ATGAAACCTAACCTGTACAAACTCAAAGCAGAAGTGGCAAAGGCGCTCGCCCATGAAAGCCGGCTGATGATGCTTGACTCCCTCAAAGAGCGCGACCAATGCGTCTGCGACCTGACCGTCCTGGTGGGTGCGGACCAGTCTACTGTTTCCAAGCATCTTTCCATATTAAAAAACGCTGGCATCGTCACCAACCATAAAAAAGGCAACCGGGTCTTCTACCACCTGGAAACGCCCTGCGTGCTCCAGTTTTTTGACTGCGCCCTTGAGGTGGTGCGGCAGAGGACGCAGCTTGTCCGGGCCGTACTCTGA
- a CDS encoding permease, whose amino-acid sequence MKDRYKLLIIIGIFICAYWVPWDHQQVKQAGLEAFMMLQEYARQHVLTCLIPAFFIAGAIATFVSQAAVLKYFGASAKKWLSYSVASVSGSVLAVCSCTVLPLFAGIYTRGAGIGPATAFLYSGPAINVLAIILTARILGWRLGLARAIGAVTFAIVTGLLMAFIFRRDEAKRSAGPIYLPEEGARKRTLVQDGFYLLVLVLILVFAAWARPTSGENGLWAWIFAAKWYISGALLLILAFMVWRWFVHEERAMWVQATWGFMLQILPLLFGGVLVAGFLLGRPGQTALIPPGWVESLVGGNSWGANLFASVIGALMYFATLTEIPILQGLLGSGMGQGPALALLLAGPALSLPNMLVIRSVLGTKKTLTFLVVVVVMSTVAGMVYGVIAG is encoded by the coding sequence ATGAAAGATAGATATAAGCTACTGATAATTATTGGAATATTTATCTGCGCTTACTGGGTGCCCTGGGATCATCAGCAGGTGAAGCAGGCCGGGCTGGAAGCCTTTATGATGCTCCAGGAGTACGCGCGCCAACATGTCTTGACCTGCCTCATCCCGGCCTTTTTCATTGCCGGAGCCATTGCCACCTTTGTCTCCCAGGCGGCGGTGCTCAAATATTTCGGCGCCTCGGCCAAAAAGTGGCTCTCCTATTCCGTGGCCTCTGTTTCAGGGTCGGTCCTGGCCGTGTGCTCCTGCACGGTGCTGCCTCTTTTCGCCGGGATTTACACGCGCGGCGCAGGGATTGGTCCGGCAACCGCCTTTCTCTATTCCGGACCGGCCATCAACGTCCTGGCTATTATCCTGACCGCCCGGATTCTAGGCTGGCGGCTCGGGCTGGCCCGGGCCATAGGCGCCGTTACATTTGCCATCGTAACCGGACTTCTGATGGCGTTTATTTTTCGTCGAGACGAAGCCAAACGCTCGGCCGGACCGATTTACCTGCCTGAAGAGGGGGCTAGAAAGCGAACCCTGGTTCAGGATGGATTTTATCTGCTGGTTCTGGTTTTAATTCTCGTTTTTGCGGCCTGGGCCCGGCCGACTTCCGGCGAAAACGGGTTGTGGGCCTGGATTTTTGCAGCCAAGTGGTACATTTCCGGGGCCCTGCTCCTCATCCTGGCCTTTATGGTCTGGAGATGGTTCGTTCATGAGGAGCGGGCCATGTGGGTCCAGGCGACCTGGGGCTTTATGCTCCAGATCCTGCCTCTGCTTTTCGGCGGTGTGCTTGTGGCCGGATTCCTGCTCGGCCGTCCGGGTCAGACTGCATTGATCCCGCCTGGCTGGGTGGAGTCCCTTGTGGGCGGCAACTCCTGGGGAGCCAACCTGTTTGCCTCGGTCATCGGCGCCTTGATGTACTTCGCGACTTTGACCGAAATCCCCATTCTTCAAGGCCTTCTGGGGTCGGGTATGGGTCAGGGTCCGGCCCTGGCCTTGCTCCTGGCCGGTCCGGCCCTGTCTTTGCCCAACATGCTTGTCATCCGCAGTGTTCTTGGCACCAAAAAGACCTTGACTTTTCTGGTGGTCGTGGTGGTCATGTCCACGGTGGCGGGGATGGTTTACGGGGTGATAGCCGGGTGA
- a CDS encoding sulfite exporter TauE/SafE family protein — translation MEIHITQIIALLITGVGVGFASGLLGVGGCFIMVPVQFWVLKSIGVDPTIAIRIAFGTNLLVVLPTALSGSITHHLKGAVIWKAGVTLGIAGAIGAFGGGFIASHLPGKVLTMAFGITVILGAVRMLTARPPLITEEPSESLAAYILWGIPLGIVSGIIGIGGGVLMVPIMVFFLRFQMHQAVGTSTALMIFTAIGGSLSFFINGLGVQGLPPYSTGYLNWLQWVLLAGCSVPMAIVGAKVAHLLPAKQLKYIFILVMFYMGLKMIGVFAWLHLPV, via the coding sequence ATGGAAATACATATCACACAAATAATCGCTTTACTTATTACCGGAGTTGGAGTTGGGTTTGCTTCAGGCCTTTTGGGTGTGGGGGGCTGCTTTATCATGGTTCCGGTCCAGTTCTGGGTCCTTAAATCCATCGGGGTGGACCCGACCATAGCCATCAGGATTGCTTTCGGAACCAACCTCTTGGTCGTTCTGCCCACGGCGTTGAGCGGTTCGATTACGCATCATTTAAAGGGGGCCGTCATTTGGAAAGCGGGCGTGACTCTGGGCATAGCCGGCGCTATCGGCGCATTCGGCGGGGGCTTTATCGCATCGCATCTGCCAGGAAAGGTCCTAACCATGGCCTTTGGAATCACGGTCATCCTCGGAGCGGTTAGGATGCTGACGGCCAGGCCGCCGCTGATCACAGAGGAACCCTCTGAAAGCCTGGCCGCGTATATCCTGTGGGGCATTCCACTGGGGATCGTCTCGGGTATCATCGGTATTGGAGGCGGCGTGCTCATGGTCCCCATTATGGTTTTTTTTCTGAGGTTCCAAATGCATCAGGCCGTGGGAACATCCACAGCTCTCATGATATTCACGGCTATCGGCGGATCGCTCTCTTTCTTTATCAATGGTTTGGGAGTCCAGGGGCTGCCGCCTTATTCCACCGGTTACCTTAACTGGCTGCAATGGGTATTGCTGGCCGGTTGCAGCGTTCCCATGGCCATCGTCGGAGCCAAAGTGGCTCACCTGCTGCCAGCCAAGCAGCTTAAATATATCTTCATCCTGGTCATGTTTTACATGGGGTTGAAGATGATCGGCGTATTTGCTTGGCTCCATTTGCCAGTTTAA
- a CDS encoding TM0996/MTH895 family glutaredoxin-like protein, giving the protein MEIKVLGPGCPRCQQTEKLVKEVVAEKGVEARVEKVTNILEISKYGVLVTPAVVIDDEVKSVGKIPPKDEIASWFEK; this is encoded by the coding sequence ATGGAGATCAAGGTATTGGGTCCTGGGTGTCCAAGGTGTCAGCAGACTGAAAAATTGGTCAAAGAAGTGGTTGCTGAAAAAGGCGTGGAGGCCAGGGTGGAAAAGGTAACCAACATCCTGGAGATTTCTAAATACGGGGTCCTTGTCACCCCGGCAGTGGTCATTGACGATGAAGTCAAATCCGTGGGGAAGATCCCTCCAAAGGACGAGATCGCTTCCTGGTTCGAAAAATAG
- a CDS encoding TIGR04255 family protein, translating into MIEPRHLTNAPIKEALIDIWYSLDPGYISRLESIHDKIKGDYPHKQIRKQWEGTFQVGSKTFTQSTKDHGIQGYWYLSEDEKQIIQARLNGFTFNKIEPYETWEQMRDEARKLWKIFKEIAPPEVVTGLGLRYVNRIEIPEPTIELSDYLTAPPEIPENLPQRLDSFLTRIQFFDSSIKARGIITQMSEPPDSPGTVPLLLDIEVTQDNNFNINDDEIWAVLEDLRAFKNKIFFSSITERVAELCQ; encoded by the coding sequence ATGATAGAGCCAAGACACCTAACAAACGCGCCAATAAAAGAAGCGCTCATTGATATCTGGTATTCCCTGGATCCAGGTTATATTTCCAGACTAGAATCTATACACGATAAAATAAAAGGAGACTATCCTCATAAACAGATTCGCAAACAATGGGAAGGAACGTTTCAGGTTGGTAGTAAAACTTTCACTCAGTCAACAAAGGACCATGGGATTCAAGGCTATTGGTATTTATCCGAGGATGAAAAACAAATCATCCAAGCCAGGTTGAACGGTTTTACTTTCAATAAAATTGAGCCTTATGAAACCTGGGAGCAAATGCGGGATGAGGCTCGTAAATTATGGAAGATATTTAAGGAAATTGCTCCACCAGAGGTAGTAACCGGGTTAGGGCTAAGATATGTTAACCGGATCGAAATCCCCGAACCGACGATCGAGTTATCTGATTACCTGACTGCTCCACCTGAAATTCCGGAAAACTTACCTCAGCGCCTTGATTCTTTTTTAACAAGGATACAGTTTTTTGATTCTTCTATCAAGGCACGGGGGATAATTACTCAAATGTCAGAGCCCCCAGACAGTCCTGGCACAGTACCGCTGTTACTTGATATAGAAGTTACCCAAGACAATAATTTTAACATTAACGATGATGAAATATGGGCCGTTTTAGAGGATCTCCGTGCTTTTAAAAATAAAATTTTCTTTAGTAGCATAACGGAAAGGGTAGCCGAATTATGCCAGTAA
- a CDS encoding TetR/AcrR family transcriptional regulator, with amino-acid sequence MKKLEQVKNIPTLVKDASLVEKRRRQIVEAAMKLFVQKGFHPTTTREIARMAGFSIGTLYEYIGSKEDVLYLVCEAIHSEMETKLRQALDEGSTGRETLVNAISNYFQVCDRMQDSILLIYQESSSLDRDALRYVLASDERVTSTFANILLQGLKDGTLHLEKNNVKLIAHNIIVLGHMWTFRRWFLRRAFGLEEYIRIQTSFLLSELTGKG; translated from the coding sequence ATGAAAAAACTAGAGCAAGTGAAAAATATACCGACCCTGGTCAAAGACGCCAGCCTGGTCGAAAAAAGACGAAGGCAGATCGTGGAAGCCGCCATGAAGCTGTTCGTGCAAAAAGGCTTTCACCCGACCACCACCCGTGAAATTGCACGCATGGCGGGTTTTTCCATCGGCACCCTTTATGAGTACATCGGTTCCAAGGAAGATGTCCTCTATCTGGTCTGCGAGGCCATCCACTCAGAGATGGAAACCAAACTGAGACAGGCCCTCGATGAAGGCAGCACCGGCCGGGAAACCCTGGTCAACGCCATCTCAAATTATTTTCAGGTCTGTGACCGGATGCAGGACTCGATTTTGCTTATCTACCAGGAATCAAGTTCGCTGGACCGGGACGCCCTCAGGTACGTGCTGGCCAGTGATGAGCGCGTTACCTCTACCTTTGCCAATATCCTGCTTCAGGGTCTTAAGGACGGGACCTTGCACCTGGAAAAGAATAACGTGAAACTTATAGCCCACAATATCATCGTCCTGGGCCACATGTGGACCTTTCGGCGCTGGTTTCTCAGGCGGGCGTTCGGGTTGGAGGAATATATCCGTATTCAGACCTCCTTCCTTTTGAGCGAGCTGACAGGCAAAGGCTAA
- a CDS encoding methylmalonyl-CoA mutase family protein has product MNETQVYTPKNHVRVVSATSLFDGHDAAINIMRRILQGSGAEVIHLGHNRSVVEIVEAAIQEDAQAIAVSSYQGGHVEFFKYIVDLLKERGSEHIKVFGGGGGVIVPDEIREIEAYGVTKIYSPEDGRQMGLQGMINHLLAFVDYPPETDNILNRVSDLNPKNHPLLARFITMIERAKAEDDPQFLGQLLKALDKKKDRTVPVLGITGTGGAGKSSLMDEIVLRFLNDFKDQTVAILSVDPSRRKTGGALLGDRIRMNSLGRDRVYMRSLATRSAEIEVSAALGESIEVLKAAGFNLIIIETAGIGQGDAAVVPLVDASLYVMTADYGAPSQLEKIDMLDFAHLVVINKFDRKGSEDALRDVRKQYQRNHSLFELTPEEMPVYGTIAAKFNDDGVTALYQTILEELNKKTSAAWKSSLLKPESRVSSSKAIIIPPERSRYLSEIAETVRNYHGWVGEQAGLAQRLWQIEGAQAALREDQEERPDLTDALEKKRALLHGQLDPSCKRLLEEFKVLKKEYSADEFVYRVRGQELHTPLYSESLAGSRVPRVALPNFQNPGDLLKWLLLENVPGRFPYTAGVFPFKRLDEEPTRMFAGEGDPARTNRRFKYLSKGYEAKRLSTAFDSVTLYGQDPEERPDIYGKVGTSGVSICTLDDIKVLYRGFDLAASNNSVSMTINGPAPIILAMFFNAAIDQQLDKFKAEHGSPPDPEEEKRIRSETLKNIRGTVQADILKEDQGQNTCIFSIEFALKMMGDIQAYFIEHEIRNFYSVSISGYHIAEAGANPITQCAFTLANGFSYVEYYLSRGMKIDDFAPNLSFFFSNGMDPEYTVINRVARRIWAVAMRHKYGANDRSQILKAHIQTSGRSLHAQEIQFNDIRTTLQALTALSDNCNSLHTNSYDEAVTTPTQESVRRALAIQMIINQEYGLAKNENPTQGSFIIEELTRLVEEAILEEFDRLSERGGVLGAMETGYQRSRIQEESLYYESKKMNGELPVIGVNIFLNPEADVEAETAGLELARATEEEKASQLKRLNEFKASHQEEAPLALKRLRQVVLSGGNIFAELMETVRCCSLGQISQALYEIGGQYRRNM; this is encoded by the coding sequence ATGAATGAGACTCAAGTTTACACACCGAAGAACCATGTCAGGGTGGTCTCAGCCACCTCCCTTTTCGATGGTCATGACGCGGCCATCAACATCATGCGCCGGATTCTCCAGGGTTCTGGAGCTGAGGTCATTCATCTGGGACATAATCGCTCGGTTGTTGAGATCGTGGAGGCCGCCATCCAGGAAGATGCGCAGGCGATCGCGGTGAGTTCTTATCAGGGTGGTCATGTTGAGTTCTTCAAATATATCGTGGACCTTCTCAAGGAAAGGGGTTCGGAGCATATCAAGGTCTTTGGAGGCGGGGGAGGAGTGATTGTCCCGGATGAGATTCGAGAAATCGAGGCCTATGGGGTTACGAAGATTTACTCCCCTGAAGATGGCCGACAGATGGGTCTGCAAGGCATGATCAATCACCTCCTGGCCTTTGTGGACTACCCCCCGGAAACAGACAATATCCTCAACAGGGTTTCAGACCTGAATCCGAAAAACCATCCGCTGCTGGCCCGTTTTATTACCATGATCGAACGGGCCAAGGCAGAGGATGACCCTCAGTTCCTGGGACAGCTGCTTAAGGCGCTTGATAAAAAGAAGGACCGGACCGTCCCGGTTCTCGGTATAACCGGGACCGGCGGCGCAGGCAAGTCTTCGCTCATGGACGAGATCGTGCTCCGTTTTTTAAATGATTTTAAGGATCAAACCGTGGCCATTCTCTCGGTGGATCCTTCACGGCGCAAAACCGGCGGGGCCCTGCTCGGCGACCGCATTCGCATGAACTCCCTGGGCCGCGACCGGGTCTATATGCGGTCCCTGGCGACCCGCTCTGCGGAAATCGAGGTTTCGGCGGCCCTGGGAGAGAGTATCGAGGTCCTCAAGGCGGCCGGTTTTAATCTGATTATCATCGAGACGGCCGGCATCGGGCAGGGTGACGCGGCTGTGGTGCCGCTTGTTGATGCATCCCTGTACGTCATGACGGCTGATTACGGGGCGCCTTCCCAGCTGGAAAAGATTGACATGCTCGACTTTGCCCACCTGGTGGTCATTAACAAGTTTGACCGTAAAGGCTCTGAAGACGCCCTGAGGGACGTTCGCAAGCAGTACCAGCGCAACCATTCACTTTTTGAACTGACTCCTGAAGAAATGCCTGTTTACGGGACCATTGCGGCCAAGTTCAACGACGATGGGGTCACGGCCCTCTATCAGACCATCCTTGAGGAGTTGAACAAGAAAACCAGCGCCGCATGGAAGTCATCCTTGCTCAAGCCTGAATCCAGGGTCTCTTCCTCAAAGGCCATTATTATCCCCCCGGAGCGCAGCCGCTATCTCTCCGAGATTGCGGAGACTGTCCGTAATTACCACGGCTGGGTTGGCGAGCAGGCCGGGCTGGCTCAAAGACTGTGGCAGATCGAAGGCGCGCAAGCGGCCTTGAGAGAGGATCAAGAGGAACGGCCTGACCTGACCGACGCCCTTGAAAAAAAACGGGCGCTCCTGCACGGCCAGCTTGACCCGAGTTGTAAACGCCTCCTGGAAGAGTTTAAGGTCTTAAAGAAAGAATATTCAGCAGATGAGTTTGTTTACAGGGTTCGCGGTCAGGAGCTTCATACCCCGCTTTATAGTGAAAGCCTGGCCGGTTCCAGGGTCCCACGTGTAGCCCTGCCCAATTTTCAGAACCCCGGGGATCTCCTGAAATGGCTTCTTTTAGAGAACGTGCCTGGCAGGTTTCCTTACACGGCCGGCGTCTTCCCCTTCAAGCGCCTTGATGAGGAGCCCACCCGGATGTTTGCCGGGGAGGGCGATCCGGCGCGCACCAACCGGCGCTTCAAGTACCTTTCAAAGGGTTACGAGGCCAAACGCCTCTCCACCGCCTTTGATTCGGTCACCCTATACGGACAGGACCCGGAAGAGCGTCCCGACATCTATGGCAAGGTGGGCACCTCCGGCGTCTCAATCTGCACCCTCGACGATATCAAGGTCCTTTACAGGGGCTTTGATCTCGCCGCTTCAAACAACAGTGTCTCCATGACCATCAACGGCCCGGCCCCGATCATTTTAGCTATGTTCTTTAACGCGGCCATAGACCAGCAGCTGGATAAGTTCAAGGCCGAACATGGCTCTCCGCCTGATCCTGAAGAGGAAAAAAGGATCAGATCAGAAACCCTGAAAAATATCCGGGGCACGGTCCAGGCCGACATCCTCAAGGAGGATCAGGGACAGAACACCTGCATCTTCTCCATTGAGTTCGCCCTGAAGATGATGGGCGACATCCAGGCCTACTTCATCGAGCATGAAATCAGAAACTTCTATTCTGTCTCCATCTCCGGGTACCACATTGCCGAGGCCGGGGCCAACCCGATCACCCAGTGCGCCTTCACCCTGGCCAACGGCTTTTCCTATGTCGAATACTACCTCTCCCGCGGCATGAAGATTGATGATTTCGCGCCCAATTTGTCTTTCTTCTTCTCCAACGGCATGGACCCTGAATACACCGTCATCAACCGCGTCGCCCGCCGCATCTGGGCCGTCGCCATGCGCCATAAATACGGGGCCAACGACCGTTCCCAGATACTCAAGGCCCACATCCAGACCAGCGGCCGCTCGCTTCATGCCCAGGAGATTCAGTTCAATGATATCCGGACCACGCTTCAGGCCCTGACCGCCCTTTCTGACAACTGCAACTCCCTGCATACCAACTCCTATGATGAGGCCGTCACCACCCCCACCCAGGAGTCGGTTCGCCGGGCCCTGGCCATCCAGATGATCATCAACCAGGAATATGGCCTGGCCAAGAACGAAAACCCGACCCAGGGCTCCTTCATCATCGAGGAACTGACCCGGCTGGTGGAGGAGGCGATCCTGGAGGAGTTTGATCGTCTCTCTGAACGCGGCGGCGTCCTGGGCGCCATGGAGACCGGGTATCAGCGCTCCAGGATTCAGGAAGAGTCACTTTATTATGAGTCTAAAAAAATGAACGGCGAACTTCCTGTCATAGGCGTCAACATCTTCTTGAATCCAGAGGCCGATGTTGAGGCGGAAACGGCCGGGCTTGAACTGGCCCGGGCCACAGAGGAGGAGAAGGCCAGCCAGCTCAAGCGGCTCAATGAGTTCAAGGCCAGCCACCAGGAGGAAGCCCCGCTCGCCCTGAAGCGGCTGAGGCAGGTGGTTCTGTCCGGGGGGAACATCTTTGCCGAACTCATGGAAACCGTCCGCTGCTGTTCACTCGGTCAGATCTCCCAGGCCCTCTATGAAATCGGAGGCCAGTACCGCAGGAATATGTAA
- a CDS encoding amino acid racemase codes for MVEHIGIVACSAEGAALCYRTICMEAGLEMAEYDHPEITMHTHPLAEYLIGIRAGDWELVAHLMLSSANIVAEAGASFAICPDNTVHEAYDLVVRESPIPWLHIADAVGAEARRKGITRLGVLGTKYLMTGPVYAETLKKFSITCEIPDEDDRERINNIIFKELVNAVFTEESRLYFNEVIARLKERGCEAAVLGCTEIPLIVDPHDCPLPTLDSTRLLARAALRKALGKTLQ; via the coding sequence ATGGTCGAACACATCGGAATCGTGGCTTGTAGCGCCGAGGGGGCGGCTCTGTGCTACCGCACCATCTGCATGGAGGCGGGACTGGAGATGGCAGAGTATGACCATCCTGAGATTACCATGCATACTCATCCGCTGGCGGAATATCTGATCGGTATCCGCGCTGGAGACTGGGAGCTGGTGGCTCATTTGATGCTGTCTTCGGCAAACATCGTTGCCGAGGCTGGTGCGAGCTTTGCCATCTGCCCGGACAACACGGTCCATGAGGCCTACGACCTGGTTGTTCGTGAGTCGCCCATCCCCTGGCTTCATATTGCGGACGCCGTCGGGGCGGAGGCCAGGCGCAAAGGGATTACGCGCCTGGGCGTCCTGGGAACGAAATATCTCATGACCGGCCCGGTCTATGCGGAGACCCTAAAAAAGTTCAGTATAACCTGTGAGATTCCAGATGAAGATGATCGGGAGCGCATTAATAACATTATTTTCAAGGAGCTTGTAAACGCTGTATTTACTGAAGAGTCCCGGCTGTACTTTAATGAAGTCATAGCAAGGCTTAAAGAACGAGGCTGCGAGGCGGCCGTGCTGGGGTGCACGGAGATTCCCCTGATCGTGGACCCGCATGACTGCCCGCTGCCAACCCTGGATTCAACGCGGCTGCTGGCCAGGGCAGCCCTGAGGAAGGCCCTGGGGAAAACCCTGCAATGA
- a CDS encoding GNAT family N-acetyltransferase — translation MNIRIEYLTDDNNVIPLLAQWHYDEFGRLNPVDSVEERLAKLKAQAGSRQIPLTLVAFTGETLLGSACLVAHDMDTRMDLSPWLATLFVASEHRNQGVGSALVERAVEEAQKLGVKTLYLFTWDREKLYARLGWSVIERSVYHGRQVTVMSIETGA, via the coding sequence ATGAACATTCGAATCGAGTATTTAACAGACGATAATAATGTGATACCTCTCTTGGCTCAGTGGCATTATGATGAATTTGGTCGTTTAAATCCTGTTGATTCTGTTGAAGAACGCTTAGCCAAGCTAAAGGCTCAGGCGGGTTCAAGACAGATCCCGCTGACCCTCGTGGCTTTCACAGGAGAAACCCTTTTGGGTTCCGCCTGTCTTGTGGCTCACGATATGGATACCCGGATGGACCTCTCTCCCTGGCTCGCCACCCTCTTCGTGGCGTCCGAGCATCGGAATCAAGGGGTCGGTTCGGCCCTGGTCGAGCGTGCTGTTGAAGAAGCACAGAAGCTCGGCGTGAAAACGCTTTATCTTTTTACCTGGGATAGAGAAAAATTGTATGCCCGGCTCGGCTGGTCTGTTATCGAGCGCTCGGTTTATCATGGCAGGCAGGTGACTGTGATGTCCATTGAGACAGGGGCATGA